The following are encoded together in the Bradymonas sediminis genome:
- a CDS encoding serine/threonine-protein kinase → MLANTTDRVREEKLRKFNTLWESMAVGKTEKFEADRTRTMRPSTDLASLDASLLLSELPWLTQNQTQIKFAEISLGALIGEGGMGKINQAHQRSVAREVAVKSLHKNTTDPEAILTLLREGWITGRLEHPNIVPIYTLGRASDGQPLIVMKKIAGVSLADLMVDPSVSPRSLGTKQPLDFYIEILAQVCNAVHYAHSRGILHRDIKPENIMVGEFGEVYLLDWGIAVSMEETHEGRLPLAAKITSPAGTPAYMAPEMVNGDGRELSEKTDIFLLGAVLHEILTGEPPNKGDTLFQIMFDAYNAQPPEYSEHVDAQLAAICHRAMHADPAQRYASADALRNALETHLSHRDSLRIGEQSQERLALLREMVTREITAQADADAAEREHSGHAIYRLFGACRFGFEQALQTSPDNAAARRGLQEVLELLVERELQQGAHRAAALLLADLPEPNPALEARLAELTQRNESREREFEGLKRKQFEHSTAVGRRSRSLYAAVLGILLGALAIVSRLALQWAGVSKEPSALLIHSLAILVTTLVPTIIARRALMLNLVNRNLVYLVFISLGFAAFFRGLGLLLELPPSTVMVMEMTGHSAIGLVAALFADRQMLWISGAMGLGALAGGFFPEFAIPALVTSIFVGFTALALGWRRVDRRASLKTRES, encoded by the coding sequence ATGCTCGCAAATACCACGGATAGAGTACGCGAAGAAAAACTCCGGAAATTCAACACCCTCTGGGAGTCGATGGCGGTCGGTAAGACCGAGAAATTCGAGGCCGACCGCACCCGCACCATGCGCCCGTCGACGGACCTCGCGTCGCTGGACGCCTCCCTCTTATTGAGCGAGCTGCCCTGGCTGACGCAGAACCAGACCCAGATCAAATTCGCCGAGATAAGCCTGGGCGCCCTGATCGGCGAGGGCGGGATGGGCAAGATCAACCAGGCTCACCAGCGCTCGGTTGCCCGCGAAGTCGCCGTCAAATCGCTGCATAAAAACACGACAGACCCCGAGGCGATCCTCACCCTTTTGCGCGAAGGCTGGATCACCGGGCGTCTGGAGCACCCCAATATCGTGCCGATCTATACCCTCGGGCGCGCCAGTGATGGGCAGCCGCTGATCGTGATGAAGAAGATCGCGGGCGTCTCGCTGGCCGATCTTATGGTGGACCCGAGCGTCTCACCGCGCTCCCTCGGCACCAAGCAACCCCTTGATTTTTATATTGAAATCCTCGCCCAGGTCTGCAACGCGGTGCATTACGCGCATAGCCGCGGGATCTTGCATCGCGATATCAAGCCCGAAAATATCATGGTGGGCGAGTTCGGCGAGGTCTATTTGCTCGACTGGGGCATCGCGGTGAGCATGGAGGAGACCCACGAGGGTCGACTACCGCTGGCCGCCAAGATCACCTCGCCTGCCGGCACCCCCGCCTATATGGCGCCCGAGATGGTCAACGGCGACGGCCGCGAACTCAGCGAGAAGACCGATATATTCTTGCTCGGGGCGGTGCTCCACGAGATCCTCACCGGCGAGCCACCCAATAAGGGAGACACGCTCTTCCAGATCATGTTCGACGCCTATAACGCCCAGCCCCCGGAGTATAGCGAGCACGTCGACGCCCAACTCGCCGCGATTTGCCACCGGGCGATGCACGCCGACCCGGCGCAGCGCTACGCGTCGGCCGACGCGCTGCGAAACGCCCTGGAGACCCACCTAAGCCACCGCGACTCCCTGCGCATCGGCGAGCAATCGCAGGAGCGTCTGGCGCTGCTACGCGAGATGGTGACCCGGGAAATCACCGCCCAGGCTGACGCTGACGCCGCCGAGCGCGAGCATTCCGGCCACGCCATCTACCGGCTCTTCGGGGCCTGTCGATTCGGGTTTGAGCAGGCGCTTCAGACGAGTCCAGACAACGCCGCGGCGCGGCGCGGCCTCCAGGAAGTCCTTGAGCTATTGGTCGAGCGTGAGCTTCAGCAAGGCGCCCACCGCGCGGCCGCGCTGCTGCTGGCGGACCTGCCCGAGCCCAACCCGGCGCTTGAGGCGCGACTGGCCGAACTCACCCAACGCAACGAGTCGCGCGAGCGCGAATTCGAGGGCCTTAAGCGCAAGCAATTCGAACATAGCACCGCCGTGGGCCGGCGCTCGCGCAGCTTATATGCGGCGGTGCTCGGCATCCTGCTGGGCGCTCTGGCGATCGTCAGCCGACTCGCCCTGCAATGGGCCGGGGTCTCCAAGGAGCCGTCTGCGCTCTTGATTCACTCCCTGGCGATCCTCGTGACGACCCTGGTCCCCACGATCATCGCCAGGCGCGCGTTGATGCTCAATCTCGTCAACCGGAACCTTGTCTATCTTGTCTTTATTTCTCTGGGGTTTGCGGCCTTTTTTCGCGGCCTCGGGCTCCTGTTGGAGCTCCCACCGTCGACCGTGATGGTGATGGAGATGACCGGGCATTCGGCGATCGGGCTTGTGGCCGCGCTTTTTGCCGACCGACAGATGTTGTGGATAAGCGGGGCGATGGGGCTGGGCGCGCTCGCCGGGGGGTTCTTCCCGGAATTCGCCATCCCGGCGTTGGTCACGAGCATCTTCGTCGGCTTCACCGCCCTGGCCCTGGGCTGGCGGCGTGTTGATCGCCGCGCCTCGCTCAAGACGCGCGAGTCTTAG
- a CDS encoding HEAT repeat domain-containing protein: MISALLSLKNHARARSYRTALALTSALLICSAGCDKPADTPAAPTPQSGAPAYEKIEAAGDKSAAKAEEDGDGQEKAEGPAIAGLAEATDSQQMLLLEAKKAFLTDDLTRAEALFETLVKSKPISGPQVSAVIALAQIYNETERPDKAVKLYDDLSDEVSALPEIQLVIARAYADLNEFERAIRAYRKLLKTQPDYVFAQLELGKIYAVTGNNDEAAKAFYAYEQQIYKLSARLESSKSTPEERLEVLSIFSLVSDERASAATQKALRAESPDVRRQAATVLGQMGAVEAIPALEGLTMNDPSPLVRMSAQQALKEIKELGLDPADATSGPTVVDDKNELPIK, encoded by the coding sequence ATGATTTCTGCTCTTTTATCGCTCAAGAATCACGCGCGCGCGCGCTCTTATCGAACCGCCCTTGCCCTGACGAGCGCCTTGCTCATCTGTAGCGCCGGTTGTGACAAGCCCGCCGATACGCCGGCGGCGCCGACGCCCCAATCGGGCGCGCCGGCGTATGAGAAGATCGAGGCCGCGGGCGACAAATCAGCGGCGAAGGCCGAGGAAGATGGCGACGGCCAGGAGAAGGCAGAAGGCCCCGCGATCGCTGGGCTGGCCGAGGCGACCGACAGCCAGCAGATGCTTCTTTTGGAGGCCAAGAAGGCCTTCTTAACCGATGACCTCACCCGGGCCGAGGCCCTCTTCGAGACCCTGGTCAAGTCCAAGCCCATCTCGGGGCCGCAGGTCTCGGCGGTCATCGCGCTGGCTCAGATTTATAACGAAACCGAGCGCCCCGACAAAGCGGTGAAGCTCTACGATGACCTCTCCGACGAGGTCAGCGCCCTGCCCGAGATCCAGCTCGTCATCGCGCGCGCCTACGCCGATCTCAACGAGTTTGAGCGCGCGATTCGGGCCTATAGAAAGCTCTTGAAGACGCAGCCGGACTATGTCTTCGCCCAGCTTGAGCTGGGTAAAATCTACGCGGTGACCGGCAATAACGACGAGGCGGCCAAGGCGTTTTACGCCTATGAGCAGCAGATCTACAAATTGTCGGCGCGCCTCGAATCCTCAAAATCGACCCCCGAGGAGCGCCTGGAGGTGCTCAGCATCTTCTCGCTGGTCAGCGACGAGCGCGCCAGCGCGGCGACCCAAAAGGCGCTGCGCGCCGAGTCCCCCGACGTGCGCCGCCAGGCCGCCACGGTGCTCGGGCAAATGGGCGCGGTCGAGGCCATCCCGGCGCTTGAGGGATTGACCATGAACGACCCGAGCCCGCTGGTGCGCATGTCCGCCCAGCAGGCGCTCAAAGAGATCAAAGAGCTCGGCCTTGACCCTGCCGACGCCACCAGCGGCCCGACCGTCGTCGACGATAAGAACGAACTGCCCATCAAATGA
- a CDS encoding GAF domain-containing protein yields MSEDLITSDSITQRSALRASSPDAHDVLLTWLNQPEHELADAVRDLSPEQITRLLSGIGEVFRRQVTKFTGMQEIGSALGQTMHLDELLQLIMDKIVRLMDAERATLFLVDPETGELWSKVAQGDINTEIRLQPGEGLAGWVAQTGTSINVRDAYNDERFQRGVDLQTGFDTRNMLCQPVRNQEGEIIGVVQVLNRAEGSFSDQDESLLSAIASQTAVAIENSKLYLSVLEQNTKLERARMELQHKVRELDLLYDVERELSAAVDLEELVESITQKTLELISAQASALTLHEAEHNRMFVMVNRAGAKTCDGGDASNGRATATGEPQWEFSTRDIPHGYGIASKVIASKTTFRCDTGGCGEVADAASDEIGICVESVICVPLFDEDECIGALEVMNRVPSPNDSMAPFIDQPLGFSEDDRKVLTLIAGQIASTVAARRHRYKQEKVERLSAIGQMLTGVVHDLKNPIAVISGNAQLMVRADDREKRSEYAASINKQFEHLNQMTRELLSFARGEHEITMAEVDLEAFNAEVDELLLHELNDTGVTYETKLIRKNDAPKTAKFDAGKIKRAIMNLARNAAEAMPDGGHFEMRVERDENPAEIRFVCSDTGPGVPEDIQATLFDSFVTSGKQNGTGLGLAIVKKIVDDHHASITYQNQADGGAAFIIRIPQLASI; encoded by the coding sequence ATGAGTGAGGACCTCATCACAAGCGATTCAATCACGCAGCGTAGCGCATTGCGGGCCTCTAGCCCGGATGCACACGACGTGTTGCTCACCTGGCTGAACCAGCCTGAGCATGAACTCGCGGATGCGGTGCGCGATTTGTCGCCCGAACAGATCACCCGCCTGTTGAGCGGGATCGGCGAGGTCTTTCGTCGCCAGGTCACCAAATTTACGGGCATGCAGGAGATCGGCAGCGCGCTGGGTCAGACCATGCACCTCGATGAGCTATTGCAGCTCATCATGGACAAGATCGTGCGCCTGATGGACGCCGAGCGGGCCACCCTCTTTCTGGTCGACCCGGAGACCGGCGAGCTCTGGAGCAAGGTCGCCCAGGGCGACATCAACACCGAGATCCGGCTGCAACCCGGCGAGGGGCTCGCCGGCTGGGTCGCCCAGACCGGCACCAGCATCAACGTGCGCGACGCCTATAATGACGAGCGCTTCCAGCGCGGCGTCGACCTGCAAACCGGCTTCGACACCCGCAATATGCTCTGCCAACCGGTGCGCAACCAGGAGGGCGAGATCATCGGGGTCGTCCAGGTGCTCAACCGGGCCGAGGGCTCGTTTAGCGACCAGGACGAGAGCCTGCTCAGCGCCATCGCCAGCCAGACCGCGGTGGCCATCGAGAATTCCAAATTATACCTGTCGGTGCTCGAGCAAAATACGAAGCTCGAGCGCGCGCGCATGGAGCTGCAGCATAAGGTGCGCGAGCTCGACCTGCTCTATGATGTCGAGCGCGAGCTCAGCGCCGCGGTCGACCTCGAGGAGCTGGTCGAGTCGATCACCCAGAAGACGCTGGAGCTTATCTCGGCGCAGGCCTCCGCGCTGACCCTGCACGAGGCCGAGCACAACCGGATGTTCGTGATGGTCAACCGCGCGGGCGCAAAGACCTGCGACGGTGGCGACGCGAGCAACGGCCGGGCAACCGCCACCGGCGAGCCCCAATGGGAGTTTAGCACCCGCGATATCCCCCACGGCTACGGCATCGCCAGCAAGGTCATCGCGTCGAAGACCACGTTTCGCTGTGACACCGGCGGCTGCGGCGAGGTGGCCGACGCCGCCAGCGATGAGATCGGCATCTGCGTCGAGAGCGTCATCTGCGTGCCGCTCTTCGACGAAGACGAGTGCATCGGCGCCCTCGAGGTCATGAACCGCGTGCCCTCCCCCAACGACTCGATGGCGCCCTTTATCGACCAACCCCTCGGGTTTAGCGAGGACGACCGCAAGGTCCTGACCCTGATCGCCGGCCAGATCGCCAGCACGGTCGCCGCGCGGCGCCACCGCTATAAACAGGAGAAGGTCGAGCGCCTCTCGGCCATCGGCCAGATGCTCACCGGCGTGGTCCACGACCTCAAGAACCCGATCGCGGTCATCTCGGGCAACGCCCAATTGATGGTGCGCGCCGACGACCGCGAGAAGCGCAGCGAATACGCCGCGAGCATCAATAAGCAATTTGAGCATCTCAACCAGATGACCCGCGAGCTGCTGAGCTTCGCGCGCGGGGAGCACGAGATCACGATGGCCGAGGTCGACCTCGAGGCGTTCAACGCCGAGGTTGATGAGCTGCTGCTCCACGAGCTTAACGACACCGGCGTGACCTACGAGACCAAGCTTATCCGCAAGAACGACGCGCCGAAGACCGCTAAATTCGACGCCGGCAAGATCAAGCGCGCCATCATGAACCTGGCGCGAAACGCCGCCGAGGCGATGCCCGACGGCGGCCACTTCGAGATGCGCGTGGAGCGCGACGAGAACCCGGCCGAGATCCGCTTCGTCTGCAGCGACACCGGCCCCGGCGTCCCCGAGGACATCCAGGCCACCCTCTTCGACTCATTTGTCACCTCCGGCAAGCAAAACGGCACCGGCCTGGGCCTGGCGATCGTCAAGAAGATCGTCGACGACCACCACGCCTCGATCACCTACCAAAACCAGGCCGACGGCGGCGCTGCATTTATCATCCGCATCCCCCAGCTTGCCAGTATCTGA
- the rpmB gene encoding 50S ribosomal protein L28, with protein MSRTCKLTNKKPLVGNKVSHAKNHSKMRQQPNLQLKRIYIPEQDRWVRLRLSTRALRTVSKKGLMPYLKSQGLTLKDVIA; from the coding sequence ATGTCGCGCACTTGCAAACTTACGAATAAAAAGCCGCTCGTCGGCAACAAAGTCTCCCACGCCAAGAACCACTCCAAAATGCGTCAGCAGCCGAACCTGCAGCTCAAGCGCATTTATATCCCGGAGCAGGATCGCTGGGTCCGTCTGCGTCTTTCGACCCGCGCGCTGCGCACGGTCTCCAAGAAAGGCCTGATGCCGTACCTGAAGTCCCAGGGCCTGACCCTCAAGGACGTGATCGCTTAA
- a CDS encoding alpha/beta hydrolase translates to MIERADFRNPFGSAQMTRMLLTCTALLLASGCSVFDAQEKVDSQPIAQLQAAPEAPEAEPEPEEEPERPVREILAEAITFESLGDTLSGVIERPDTRQAPGPAVLILHATGPHDRRGHFKTGLGVQLPVEVAVYEDIAQHLVKNGYMVMRFDKRTCVKGGRPWCTYPRAYVESHRSELAEALEADAAAAVAKLRTDPRVDPTQIFIIGHGQGADLALALSPKVNPAGLLLLAPSPYPIDQIISHQIDTSLKHLQKEREKAGNTTEGTLLAQQTEELQKTQTLQSEGFAALRAGDFDQDELLGAPAKTWSGFFALHQRASAQLSQTSAPILAIFGSHDGVLPRGSARAFEEKTRPANAEDAETGSVDIVELPKTTHFMIDIDVEADPSSVSDAVQQQVLDFLDAQSETRD, encoded by the coding sequence ATGATCGAGCGTGCTGATTTTAGAAACCCCTTCGGGTCCGCCCAGATGACCCGGATGCTGCTGACCTGTACTGCCCTGCTCCTGGCCTCGGGTTGCAGCGTCTTTGACGCCCAGGAAAAGGTCGATTCGCAGCCCATCGCGCAGCTCCAGGCCGCCCCCGAAGCCCCCGAAGCGGAGCCCGAACCCGAAGAAGAGCCCGAGCGCCCGGTGCGCGAGATCCTCGCCGAGGCGATCACCTTCGAGTCGCTCGGCGACACGCTCTCGGGCGTCATCGAGCGCCCCGACACCCGCCAGGCCCCCGGCCCCGCCGTGCTCATCCTGCACGCCACCGGCCCGCACGACCGGCGCGGGCATTTCAAGACCGGCCTCGGCGTCCAACTTCCGGTCGAAGTCGCGGTCTACGAAGATATCGCCCAGCACCTGGTCAAAAACGGCTATATGGTGATGCGCTTTGACAAGCGCACCTGCGTCAAAGGCGGGCGGCCCTGGTGCACCTACCCGCGCGCTTATGTCGAATCCCATCGCTCGGAGTTGGCCGAGGCGCTTGAAGCCGACGCCGCGGCGGCCGTCGCGAAGTTGCGCACGGACCCGCGCGTCGATCCCACCCAGATCTTCATCATCGGCCACGGCCAGGGAGCCGACCTCGCCCTGGCGCTCTCCCCCAAAGTTAACCCCGCCGGCCTGCTCTTGCTCGCGCCGAGCCCCTACCCGATCGACCAGATCATCTCCCATCAGATCGACACCTCGCTCAAGCATCTGCAAAAGGAGCGAGAAAAGGCGGGCAACACGACCGAAGGCACGCTCCTGGCCCAACAGACCGAAGAACTTCAAAAGACCCAAACCCTGCAAAGCGAGGGGTTTGCGGCCCTTCGCGCCGGAGATTTCGACCAAGACGAGCTCCTCGGCGCCCCCGCGAAGACCTGGTCCGGCTTCTTCGCCCTGCATCAGCGGGCGAGCGCGCAACTCAGCCAAACGAGCGCCCCGATCCTGGCCATCTTCGGCAGCCACGACGGAGTACTCCCGCGCGGCAGCGCGCGCGCCTTCGAAGAAAAGACGCGCCCGGCCAACGCCGAGGATGCCGAAACCGGCTCGGTCGACATCGTCGAGTTGCCCAAAACCACCCATTTTATGATTGATATTGACGTCGAGGCCGACCCAAGCAGCGTCTCTGACGCGGTTCAGCAGCAGGTCCTCGACTTCTTGGACGCCCAGTCCGAGACCCGCGACTGA
- a CDS encoding HD domain-containing protein — translation MPEDTPLEIPHGAATRLPELGGGFEHHGTIRVPEFRNILMSRRVQDVVDHPAFQRLRRVRQLGPTHLVYPGAVHTRFEHSLGVYSCVRMCVSALLRTPAFAESTTEEDLLTVLAAGLLHDIGHYPFAHSLEALHLKGRDTPRHEDVGGRIIRGEFANLFSAAPHGKKGPTIAAILRQQWGVDPERVINLCTGDLGPHATPTDRILRSIISGSIDADKMDYLERDSHHMGVPYGRNYDRGRLLSSLTLNHNEDGIAINAKGKVPAEMFIFGRYTMFSEAYWHHTVRAASAMIEGAMAAFHSRGAVSKDAFLTQLLSHDDDRLLDWIREQTPARSATRYLTAGLTHNRRRLYKRIATFSRVYSEERKQEAYARIYEMDAPDVYALNDRLRVRLSARVGRPLHPADIIIDTPPRDKDKLETIEVVYPGASGRTHYPLHELSRVVAGIQDDFMMVVKKIRIFVEPSVAADLQKEARSDCEKSPVDELLLDEILRP, via the coding sequence ATGCCCGAAGATACTCCGCTGGAAATTCCCCACGGCGCCGCGACGCGACTCCCCGAACTCGGCGGCGGCTTCGAGCACCACGGCACGATTCGCGTGCCCGAGTTTCGCAATATCCTGATGAGCCGGCGCGTCCAGGACGTCGTCGACCACCCGGCCTTTCAGCGCCTGCGGCGCGTGCGCCAGCTCGGCCCGACCCACCTGGTCTACCCGGGCGCGGTGCACACCCGCTTCGAGCATAGCCTGGGCGTCTATAGTTGTGTGCGCATGTGCGTGAGCGCCCTGCTGCGCACGCCGGCCTTCGCCGAGTCTACCACCGAAGAAGACCTGCTCACCGTGCTGGCCGCCGGGCTGCTCCACGATATCGGGCATTACCCCTTCGCCCACAGCCTGGAGGCGCTGCACCTGAAGGGGCGCGACACGCCCCGCCACGAGGACGTCGGCGGACGCATTATTCGCGGGGAATTCGCCAACCTGTTTAGCGCCGCCCCACATGGTAAAAAGGGCCCGACCATCGCCGCGATCCTGCGCCAGCAATGGGGCGTCGACCCCGAGCGCGTTATCAACCTGTGCACCGGCGACCTTGGCCCGCACGCAACGCCCACCGACCGCATCCTGCGCTCGATCATCTCCGGGTCTATCGACGCCGATAAGATGGATTATCTCGAGCGCGACAGCCACCATATGGGCGTGCCCTACGGGCGAAATTACGACCGCGGGCGACTGCTCTCGAGCCTCACGCTCAATCACAACGAGGACGGCATCGCGATCAACGCCAAGGGAAAGGTCCCCGCCGAGATGTTCATCTTCGGGCGCTATACCATGTTTAGCGAAGCCTATTGGCACCACACCGTGCGCGCGGCAAGCGCGATGATCGAGGGGGCGATGGCCGCGTTCCACAGCCGCGGCGCGGTCTCAAAAGACGCGTTCCTGACCCAATTACTCAGCCACGACGACGACCGCCTGCTCGACTGGATCCGCGAGCAGACCCCCGCGCGAAGCGCCACGCGCTATCTCACCGCCGGGCTGACCCACAACCGGCGCCGCCTCTATAAGCGCATCGCCACCTTCAGCCGCGTCTACTCCGAAGAACGCAAACAAGAGGCCTACGCGCGCATCTACGAGATGGACGCGCCCGACGTCTACGCGCTCAACGACCGCCTGCGCGTGCGCCTGAGCGCGCGCGTCGGGCGCCCCTTGCACCCGGCCGACATCATCATCGACACGCCCCCGCGCGACAAAGACAAGCTCGAAACCATCGAGGTCGTCTACCCCGGCGCCAGCGGGCGCACACACTACCCGCTGCACGAATTGTCGCGGGTGGTCGCCGGCATCCAGGACGACTTTATGATGGTGGTCAAAAAGATCCGCATCTTCGTCGAGCCCAGCGTCGCCGCCGACCTGCAAAAAGAAGCGCGCAGCGACTGCGAGAAATCGCCGGTCGACGAATTGCTCCTCGATGAGATATTGCGCCCCTGA
- a CDS encoding alpha/beta hydrolase → MTNAIQKRRPIISPELRKQAGSALIKNLFAGLGALVRLDPRSKPEKHGVRHLQDIPYISTGNTAHTLDLFIPTDSPGPHPVVFYVHGGGFRILSKDTHFGMAMQFARKGYLVVNINYRLSEEQPFPAAFQDSCQAYCWMCENIEDLGGDLSRVIVAGESAGANLVTSLTIAACYEREEPFARAVYATEVVPRVSAAACGIHQVSNIERFTTQERVPSFLADRLQEVSRGYLRPEHPPADPALDFADPLVFFERAQAPQRPLPAFFLPVGTRDILLDDTRRLGAALTRMGVANRTCYYPGEVHAFHAFVWREQAKRCWKDQFEFLDEHLG, encoded by the coding sequence ATGACAAACGCCATCCAGAAGCGCCGCCCCATCATCTCGCCCGAGCTGCGAAAGCAGGCAGGCTCGGCCCTGATCAAGAACCTCTTCGCCGGCCTCGGCGCCCTGGTCCGCCTGGACCCGCGCAGCAAACCCGAGAAGCACGGCGTGCGCCACCTGCAAGATATCCCGTATATCAGCACCGGCAACACCGCCCACACCCTGGACCTGTTCATCCCCACCGACTCACCGGGCCCCCACCCGGTGGTTTTTTACGTCCACGGCGGCGGCTTTCGCATCCTGTCCAAAGACACCCATTTTGGCATGGCGATGCAATTTGCCCGCAAAGGGTATCTGGTCGTCAATATCAACTATCGCCTCTCCGAAGAGCAGCCATTTCCGGCCGCTTTCCAGGATAGCTGCCAGGCGTATTGCTGGATGTGCGAGAATATCGAGGACCTCGGCGGGGACCTGAGCCGCGTCATCGTGGCGGGGGAGTCCGCCGGCGCAAACCTGGTCACCAGCCTGACCATCGCCGCCTGCTATGAGCGCGAGGAGCCGTTTGCGCGCGCGGTCTACGCCACCGAGGTTGTGCCCCGGGTGAGCGCGGCGGCCTGCGGCATCCACCAGGTCAGCAATATCGAGCGCTTCACCACCCAGGAGCGCGTCCCCAGCTTTCTGGCGGACCGCCTCCAGGAGGTCAGCCGCGGCTATCTTCGCCCGGAACACCCGCCCGCCGACCCGGCGCTGGACTTCGCGGACCCGTTGGTCTTTTTCGAGCGCGCCCAGGCCCCGCAGCGCCCTCTGCCGGCGTTCTTCTTGCCGGTCGGCACCCGTGACATCCTGCTCGACGACACGCGGCGTCTGGGCGCCGCGCTGACCCGGATGGGCGTGGCGAATCGCACCTGCTATTACCCCGGCGAGGTGCATGCCTTTCACGCGTTCGTCTGGCGCGAGCAGGCCAAGCGCTGCTGGAAGGACCAATTTGAATTTCTGGACGAACACCTGGGGTAA